A genomic segment from Polyangium mundeleinium encodes:
- a CDS encoding RHS repeat-associated core domain-containing protein, producing the protein MPRRPLLRAIRQGRGTRPRKGSGMLFSSASRHRAARLEQASASRCVSPSTRGGLPGQARSTCWFGAILALGLVGCLADTGDASGQAVAPSEEGVTSTDTAALEATEDTRTCASGFAYSFACHSMQPTNVCPQAGTAPCSPYESDYDPECSIASYGQRQEHLTLTGYYKQVKVCTPDEGGGPPVCDWEPQAFLHTSCAAHAESEIARLSYGDAAMVTYTANQGPILEHYPTKPSASCDITYDGWLSLARPVHASCRHANHPLAPSSECGTELRRSAPGSTLAQAKQEAQSAWEVLGGVGPVPLSTEPFCPSDLGTLPTDRQNGETPGAIEGAASVSPTGAAQYSIPLWVPEGRAGLAPELELSYSSQGGNGLLGVGFSLSGLSQITLCPKTMAQDGEAQDVQFSSDDRFCLDGQRLVAVHGPYGADGTEYRLENNPFTKIVGVGSFGGVGPEMFRAYLKDGNILTFGGSGKYLGGLRVTVARSSSGPVESVEGEHYAWPVARMEDRAGNYIDYDYATSVVNGAELWPTQIRWTGNTGAGLAPQRSVRFVYEERPDIQENYVNGLKIRSPRRLKRLEMWGPSPNQPALLRSYDFAYANTSISGLSQLTQVKECDGTGACKRPTTFEWTQGSWDFEREETTISLDPFTIGSTEVSYVELFAAKTDPLRGDQLILHRNDGRWEVASSVFQDEDPNISDVSPRFVDTDASGGAEMFKVAVPGGGGAKRWMRFNIFNGQMGWDGMDGESSTMWQSFTEPYDPPLYFADLEGDGLPEALRIVKTPEAFIWAFRPNTQGTLGEYFQLPSLRAPWANDGFAQAYSAHIEGSSRTSLLVAEKDAFADGKNYLTALELRGGNLWQHPTTLEAFTEGQPKPRYWFADINGDGLADALRFTPEGGAPVVHINTGNGFRAGESHYIAVGYQAGRFYPWQKQDPPGIYTADLNFDGKQDVLIAQKYRPDGQSRDHWVMMQSTRYGFEGRILLDVPLGAIGLPFLAMNTAKFVTLGDFNNDGLTDILQSETVNGSRRVVKYLRKGPRPDVLTAVRDGNGARAEYSHQTRQQTGFDVTADSGWTVRQQAPAPTSTSVVNELRLDDGKGGLNRYTYRYSGGRIDRLRGFLGYVTHTVTDEQTGAIVYTVYDLSSSARVGTAYPLAGKPVYSRSWVKLETGWTQVTETSTHYEVTQEANGHVFFAWPQHITRVDVQLPPGQTLSVPNYFSLHPSYSWLPGRIPPPFIAGAVITTGADVEQVYDADGNLTSKLTKGMYGGQYTGEEQQITTTFKPRDAANWLIGLPEMRYTTHRMDASTAATRTVGFDYYPTGLLKTETVEPWGHLDAYLRTEYQRNAFGLPMQVTATNFRGQSRADSIGYDSLEQMFPTTVTNTLGHTTLTEYHPGLGVVTAETSPNGLRTKSQYDGFGRLRVADSPDEADTTLHYGWGSDGLAEILTQHADGSSSLLRLDKLGREVETRTTGFDGQPVIQRKVYDALGRRTAVSVPRRSDEPEQLTSFAYDKLGRLLLETHPDGTKVEHVYSIDRTDTIDARNAVSYVLYDAAGRVVESAEGAFGSATLRTRYVYAPFNLPKQVQIFEGAEVRQTSKLGYDILGRRTLLEEYYGASATAGYREQSVYEDGLGRRVRDINAEGETISDFDALGRIVHKDSPDFDVDYTWDNAPGAGIGRLATYLSFDEGVRVDYSYDAFGHLSQSSWDVADPLVSGARNTHVVHYSYDGLGRLAEVEYPEVPNHARFFARYGYTDFGHLKEVTDGSGQLFWRAEGINARGQLTDERFGNDVTSHRVFDPLRHVLRQINTQNSANEAVQQLGFDFDANGNLTLRTDGVAQLHESFGYNPSLNRLESWSVAPLQAPESPFATHNFHYDGLGRLYAREVLLGDPAKALTIDYDGSGAHNPYAPISSNLGSYDYDGNGNQIEGPQRHVDYTAFGLPRQISTWTTTTRYHYGPGNKRLLKNASSGEVTTYIEDLYERRYRTDAVAHVFHVLAGGRTVAEVVWKEQGGSILDEEVNYLHDDHLGSPAAITDESGAVKEYLRFDPFGARADVDNPALPAGAVASGDVRQGFTGHEMEDELGLINMKGRIYDPKSGHFLSRDPMVQSPFSPWSYNRYAYVGYNPLSVTDPTGFAGDPTHGGDLCYPSCPTDSGGSDPTIGIPIPTPFGVIVITVSLDVGSGGGSNGPSRGGRSPQRADENGGMATEDAEPTRGGQSNGGDPRSGWQKFKDGHYVGTGFGEDAAMYYANLTTDPDATVGDLVVGWTGGLFASLWTRDTYFDTASTLMTAGGLNNLLKNAAKGASEGLLSTCKGGKCADLINCFVAGTPILTPDGARAIESLQAGEIIVSRDTETPPGEWQSPSAVAILSEARRSDAADRPFDGEARTPSFDDVVWVLAHEGHRASHVVLREVRAGARVAFQGRVYETRRSGKGLEIRATGETLQRIRQTMRHGATRLVELTVRTSRGEHRQVGTAEHPFYVPARRAFLAMTELQPGMALLGEGGQLVEVVAVQPRATSDEVFNFEVEGTHTYFVCDGAASSCELVHNDCAPKPGVTQMYTPKPNGVPRQWTPSGRQLIEEPAVSKALDKLRPEVRQGVDDALEMLAFDKPGLNQHALGGNRAGQWAMDIRGTGAGRGAGRIIYEYLKDGSIRLVEVLTKHNY; encoded by the coding sequence ATGCCTCGACGGCCTCTTCTTCGTGCAATTCGGCAAGGGCGCGGCACGCGCCCCAGGAAAGGTTCGGGAATGTTGTTTTCTAGTGCATCTCGGCATCGCGCCGCTCGCCTGGAACAGGCGAGCGCGAGCCGCTGCGTATCCCCTTCGACGAGGGGAGGTTTGCCGGGGCAGGCGCGCTCGACATGCTGGTTCGGGGCGATCCTGGCGCTTGGGCTCGTAGGGTGCCTGGCCGATACGGGTGACGCGTCCGGCCAGGCGGTCGCTCCCAGCGAAGAGGGCGTGACGTCCACCGACACGGCGGCCTTGGAGGCCACGGAGGATACGCGGACCTGTGCATCCGGCTTCGCCTACAGCTTTGCGTGCCACTCCATGCAGCCGACCAACGTCTGCCCCCAGGCGGGCACGGCGCCGTGCTCGCCCTACGAGAGCGACTACGATCCGGAATGCTCCATCGCGTCGTACGGGCAGCGCCAGGAGCACCTGACGCTCACGGGTTATTACAAGCAGGTCAAGGTCTGCACGCCGGACGAAGGGGGCGGACCGCCGGTGTGCGACTGGGAGCCGCAGGCCTTCCTGCACACGTCGTGCGCCGCGCACGCCGAGAGCGAGATCGCGCGGCTCTCGTACGGCGACGCGGCGATGGTGACATACACCGCGAATCAGGGGCCCATCCTCGAGCATTACCCCACGAAGCCCTCGGCCAGCTGCGACATCACCTATGACGGATGGCTCTCCCTCGCGCGGCCCGTCCATGCGTCCTGCCGCCATGCGAACCACCCGCTGGCGCCCTCGTCCGAGTGCGGGACGGAGCTGCGAAGGAGCGCTCCAGGCTCCACCCTCGCACAGGCGAAGCAGGAGGCGCAGAGCGCCTGGGAGGTGCTGGGCGGCGTTGGGCCCGTCCCCCTGAGCACCGAGCCCTTCTGCCCGAGCGACCTGGGCACGCTGCCCACGGATCGGCAGAACGGCGAGACGCCGGGCGCCATCGAAGGTGCGGCCAGCGTCTCGCCCACCGGCGCAGCGCAGTACTCGATACCGCTCTGGGTGCCCGAAGGGCGCGCCGGGCTCGCGCCCGAGCTCGAGCTTTCCTACTCCAGCCAGGGCGGCAATGGCCTGCTCGGCGTGGGCTTCTCGCTCTCGGGCCTTTCGCAAATCACGCTCTGTCCCAAGACCATGGCGCAGGACGGCGAGGCGCAGGACGTACAGTTCAGCTCCGACGACCGTTTCTGCCTCGATGGCCAGCGGCTGGTCGCAGTCCATGGCCCCTACGGGGCCGACGGCACCGAGTACCGCCTGGAGAACAATCCTTTCACCAAGATCGTCGGCGTCGGCTCCTTCGGCGGCGTCGGGCCGGAGATGTTCCGCGCCTATCTGAAGGACGGGAACATTCTCACCTTCGGCGGCTCGGGCAAGTACCTCGGCGGCCTGCGCGTGACCGTCGCGCGCAGCAGCAGCGGGCCGGTCGAGTCGGTCGAAGGCGAGCATTACGCCTGGCCCGTGGCGCGCATGGAGGACCGCGCGGGCAACTACATCGACTACGACTACGCCACTTCGGTGGTCAACGGCGCCGAGCTGTGGCCGACGCAGATCCGCTGGACGGGCAACACCGGCGCAGGACTCGCGCCGCAGCGTTCGGTGCGCTTCGTCTACGAGGAGCGCCCCGACATCCAGGAGAATTACGTCAACGGGCTGAAGATCCGCTCGCCGCGGCGCCTCAAGCGCCTGGAGATGTGGGGCCCGAGTCCCAACCAGCCCGCGCTCCTGCGCTCCTACGACTTCGCATACGCCAACACGTCCATCTCCGGCCTCAGCCAGCTGACGCAGGTGAAGGAGTGCGATGGCACCGGTGCCTGCAAGCGCCCCACCACGTTCGAGTGGACGCAGGGAAGCTGGGACTTCGAGCGGGAGGAGACGACGATCTCGCTCGACCCCTTCACCATCGGCTCCACCGAGGTCTCCTACGTGGAGCTCTTCGCCGCGAAAACCGACCCGCTCAGGGGAGACCAGCTGATCCTCCACCGGAACGATGGGCGATGGGAGGTCGCCAGCTCCGTGTTCCAGGATGAGGACCCCAACATCTCCGACGTGTCGCCGCGCTTCGTGGACACCGACGCGAGCGGCGGGGCCGAGATGTTCAAGGTCGCTGTCCCCGGGGGCGGCGGCGCCAAACGCTGGATGCGTTTCAATATTTTCAATGGTCAGATGGGGTGGGACGGCATGGACGGGGAGTCGTCCACCATGTGGCAGTCCTTCACCGAGCCCTATGACCCGCCCTTGTACTTCGCGGATCTCGAGGGCGATGGGCTGCCGGAGGCGCTGCGCATCGTCAAGACGCCCGAGGCGTTCATCTGGGCATTCCGACCCAACACCCAAGGCACGCTGGGCGAGTACTTCCAGCTGCCGAGCCTCCGCGCTCCCTGGGCCAACGACGGGTTCGCGCAGGCGTATTCGGCGCACATCGAAGGCTCGAGCCGCACGTCGCTGCTGGTCGCCGAGAAGGACGCCTTTGCCGACGGCAAGAACTACCTGACTGCGCTGGAGCTGCGAGGCGGTAACCTGTGGCAGCATCCCACGACGCTCGAGGCCTTCACCGAGGGCCAGCCCAAGCCGCGCTACTGGTTCGCCGACATCAATGGCGACGGGCTCGCCGACGCGCTGCGCTTCACGCCGGAGGGCGGCGCGCCCGTGGTGCACATCAACACCGGCAACGGCTTCCGCGCCGGCGAGTCGCACTACATCGCGGTTGGCTACCAGGCGGGCCGCTTCTACCCGTGGCAGAAGCAGGATCCGCCGGGCATCTACACGGCAGATCTCAATTTCGACGGGAAGCAGGACGTGCTGATCGCACAGAAGTACCGGCCCGACGGCCAGTCGCGCGATCACTGGGTGATGATGCAGTCGACGCGCTACGGCTTCGAGGGGCGCATTCTCCTGGACGTGCCGCTCGGCGCCATCGGTCTGCCCTTCCTCGCCATGAATACGGCCAAGTTCGTCACGCTCGGAGATTTCAACAACGATGGGCTCACGGACATCCTCCAGTCCGAGACGGTGAACGGCTCTCGCCGCGTGGTGAAGTACCTGCGGAAGGGGCCGCGGCCCGACGTGCTCACGGCGGTGCGGGACGGCAACGGCGCGCGCGCCGAGTACAGCCACCAGACACGGCAGCAGACAGGTTTTGACGTCACCGCCGACTCGGGGTGGACGGTGAGGCAGCAGGCACCGGCTCCAACCTCGACGTCGGTGGTAAACGAGCTGCGCCTGGATGACGGAAAGGGCGGCCTCAACCGCTATACTTACAGGTACAGCGGCGGGCGCATCGACCGCCTGCGCGGTTTCCTTGGCTACGTCACTCACACCGTGACGGACGAGCAGACGGGCGCCATCGTCTATACCGTATACGACCTCTCCAGCTCGGCGCGCGTGGGCACCGCATACCCTCTGGCTGGCAAGCCCGTGTATTCGCGCAGCTGGGTGAAGCTAGAGACGGGCTGGACGCAGGTCACGGAGACCTCGACGCATTACGAGGTGACCCAGGAAGCGAACGGTCACGTCTTTTTCGCCTGGCCACAACACATCACGCGCGTCGACGTGCAGCTGCCGCCAGGGCAGACGCTCTCTGTGCCAAACTACTTTAGTCTTCATCCATCGTACAGCTGGCTGCCCGGGAGGATCCCGCCCCCCTTCATCGCAGGCGCCGTAATCACCACCGGAGCCGACGTGGAGCAGGTCTACGACGCCGACGGCAACCTCACCTCGAAGCTCACCAAGGGCATGTACGGCGGGCAGTATACCGGCGAGGAGCAGCAGATCACGACGACCTTCAAGCCGAGGGACGCGGCGAACTGGCTCATCGGCCTGCCGGAGATGCGCTACACCACCCATCGCATGGACGCGAGCACGGCCGCGACGCGCACGGTCGGCTTCGACTACTATCCTACGGGCCTGCTGAAGACGGAGACGGTGGAGCCCTGGGGCCATCTGGACGCGTACCTGCGGACGGAGTACCAGCGCAATGCCTTCGGCCTGCCCATGCAGGTGACGGCCACCAATTTCAGGGGCCAGAGCCGTGCCGACTCCATTGGCTACGACAGCCTGGAGCAGATGTTCCCGACCACGGTCACCAACACGCTCGGGCACACGACATTGACCGAGTACCACCCGGGCCTCGGCGTGGTGACGGCAGAGACCTCGCCCAACGGGCTTCGCACCAAGTCGCAGTACGACGGCTTCGGCCGGCTACGCGTCGCCGACAGCCCTGACGAGGCGGACACCACGCTGCATTACGGCTGGGGCAGCGATGGCCTCGCCGAGATCCTCACGCAGCATGCCGACGGCAGCAGCAGCCTGCTGCGCCTCGATAAGCTCGGCCGCGAGGTGGAGACCCGCACGACCGGCTTCGATGGTCAGCCGGTGATCCAGCGCAAGGTCTACGATGCCCTCGGCCGGCGCACGGCTGTCTCCGTGCCACGCAGGAGCGACGAGCCCGAGCAGTTGACGAGCTTCGCTTATGACAAGCTCGGGCGCCTGCTTCTCGAAACGCATCCGGATGGCACCAAGGTCGAGCACGTGTACTCCATCGATCGCACGGACACGATCGACGCACGGAATGCCGTCTCCTATGTGCTCTACGACGCCGCAGGCCGCGTGGTGGAGAGCGCGGAAGGAGCCTTTGGAAGCGCGACCTTGCGGACCCGTTATGTCTACGCTCCCTTCAACCTGCCGAAGCAGGTCCAGATATTCGAGGGCGCGGAGGTGCGCCAGACGAGCAAACTGGGGTACGACATCCTCGGCCGCCGCACGCTCCTCGAGGAGTATTATGGCGCCAGCGCCACCGCGGGCTACCGCGAGCAGTCGGTGTACGAGGACGGCCTCGGTCGGCGTGTGCGCGACATCAACGCCGAGGGGGAGACGATTTCCGACTTCGACGCGCTCGGGCGCATCGTGCACAAGGACAGCCCCGACTTCGACGTCGACTACACCTGGGATAACGCGCCCGGCGCGGGTATCGGCCGCCTCGCCACGTACCTCAGCTTCGACGAGGGCGTGCGGGTGGACTACAGCTACGACGCGTTCGGTCACCTGAGCCAGTCGTCCTGGGATGTGGCCGATCCGCTCGTCTCCGGCGCGCGCAACACGCACGTGGTCCATTATTCCTACGACGGGCTCGGCCGCCTGGCAGAGGTCGAGTACCCCGAGGTGCCGAACCACGCGCGCTTCTTCGCACGCTACGGCTACACCGACTTCGGCCACCTGAAGGAGGTGACCGACGGCAGTGGCCAGCTGTTCTGGCGCGCCGAGGGGATCAACGCCCGCGGCCAGCTCACCGACGAGCGATTCGGCAATGACGTGACCTCGCATCGCGTCTTCGACCCGCTCCGACACGTGCTGCGTCAGATCAACACGCAGAACAGTGCGAACGAGGCTGTGCAGCAGCTCGGCTTCGACTTCGACGCGAATGGCAACCTGACGCTGCGCACGGACGGCGTGGCCCAGCTGCACGAGAGCTTCGGGTACAACCCATCCCTCAATCGGCTCGAGAGCTGGTCGGTGGCGCCGCTGCAGGCGCCGGAGAGCCCCTTCGCGACGCACAACTTCCACTACGACGGGCTGGGCCGACTCTACGCCCGCGAGGTGCTCTTGGGCGACCCGGCCAAGGCGCTGACGATCGACTACGACGGCTCCGGCGCGCACAACCCCTATGCGCCGATCAGCTCCAACCTCGGCAGCTACGACTATGACGGCAACGGCAACCAGATCGAGGGGCCGCAGCGCCACGTAGACTACACCGCGTTTGGCCTGCCCCGGCAGATCAGCACCTGGACCACGACCACCCGTTATCACTACGGTCCCGGGAACAAGCGCCTGCTGAAGAACGCGAGCAGCGGCGAGGTGACGACGTACATCGAGGACCTCTACGAGCGGCGGTATCGGACCGACGCGGTCGCGCACGTCTTCCACGTGCTGGCGGGCGGCCGCACCGTGGCCGAGGTGGTCTGGAAGGAGCAGGGCGGCAGCATCCTCGACGAGGAGGTCAACTACCTGCACGACGATCACCTGGGCTCGCCAGCAGCGATCACCGACGAATCGGGCGCGGTCAAGGAGTACCTGCGCTTCGACCCATTCGGCGCGCGCGCCGACGTCGACAATCCCGCGCTGCCCGCAGGCGCGGTCGCCAGCGGTGACGTGCGCCAGGGCTTCACCGGGCACGAGATGGAGGACGAGCTCGGCCTCATCAACATGAAGGGGCGTATCTACGACCCGAAGAGTGGCCACTTCCTCAGCCGCGATCCGATGGTGCAGTCGCCCTTCAGCCCGTGGTCGTACAACCGCTACGCCTACGTCGGCTACAACCCGCTCTCGGTCACCGATCCCACCGGCTTCGCCGGCGATCCGACGCACGGCGGCGACCTTTGCTACCCCTCGTGTCCCACGGACTCTGGCGGCAGCGATCCCACGATCGGCATCCCCATCCCCACCCCCTTCGGGGTCATCGTGATCACGGTGTCGCTCGACGTCGGCTCGGGTGGTGGCTCGAATGGCCCCAGCCGAGGCGGTCGCTCGCCTCAACGCGCCGACGAGAACGGCGGCATGGCGACCGAGGATGCCGAGCCCACGCGGGGCGGGCAGTCCAATGGCGGCGACCCTCGGTCCGGGTGGCAAAAGTTCAAGGACGGCCACTACGTCGGCACCGGCTTCGGCGAGGACGCGGCCATGTATTATGCCAACCTGACGACCGATCCCGACGCCACGGTCGGCGATCTCGTCGTCGGCTGGACCGGTGGGCTCTTTGCCTCGCTCTGGACGCGGGACACCTACTTCGATACCGCTTCCACGCTCATGACGGCCGGGGGGCTCAACAACCTCCTCAAGAATGCAGCAAAGGGCGCGTCAGAGGGGTTGCTCTCGACGTGCAAGGGCGGAAAATGCGCGGATTTGATCAACTGCTTCGTCGCCGGGACGCCCATCCTGACGCCGGACGGTGCCCGCGCCATCGAGAGCCTCCAAGCGGGCGAGATCATCGTCTCGCGGGATACCGAGACACCTCCGGGAGAGTGGCAGTCCCCCTCGGCGGTCGCGATCCTCAGCGAAGCGCGCCGGAGCGACGCCGCCGACCGACCCTTCGATGGCGAGGCGCGTACGCCGAGCTTCGACGACGTCGTCTGGGTGCTTGCGCATGAAGGGCACCGGGCGTCACACGTGGTCCTGCGGGAGGTTCGCGCCGGCGCGCGGGTGGCCTTCCAAGGACGTGTCTACGAGACGCGGCGCAGCGGCAAGGGCCTGGAGATCCGGGCGACGGGCGAGACGCTGCAGCGCATCCGGCAGACCATGCGACACGGTGCCACGCGCCTGGTCGAGCTGACCGTGCGGACCTCGCGGGGCGAGCACCGGCAGGTGGGCACGGCGGAGCACCCGTTCTACGTGCCGGCGCGCCGCGCCTTCCTCGCCATGACCGAGCTACAGCCGGGGATGGCCCTGCTCGGTGAGGGTGGCCAGCTGGTCGAGGTCGTCGCGGTGCAGCCGCGAGCGACTTCGGACGAGGTCTTCAACTTCGAGGTCGAGGGGACGCACACGTACTTCGTGTGTGACGGCGCGGCGTCCAGCTGCGAGCTGGTGCACAACGACTGCGCGCCCAAGCCCGGAGTGACCCAGATGTACACGCCGAAACCTAATGGCGTACCACGCCAGTGGACGCCCTCCGGACGCCAGCTCATCGAGGAGCCTGCGGTTTCCAAGGCGCTCGACAAGCTCCGTCCAGAGGTGCGCCAAGGCGTTGATGATGCGCTCGAGATGCTCGCCTTCGACAAGCCCGGGCTGAATCAGCACGCGCTGGGAGGTAACCGAGCAGGGCAGTGGGCCATGGATATTCGGGGCACGGGCGCGGGGCGCGGAGCCGGTCGTATCATCTACGAATACCTCAAGGACGGGTCCATCAGGCTCGTCGAGGTGCTGACCAAGCACAACTACTGA